The following nucleotide sequence is from Gymnodinialimonas phycosphaerae.
GCAAGCGGCGGGGTGTCGTCGCTGGCGGATCTGACGGCGCTGAAGGACACGGGCGTGATCGCCGGGGCGATCTCGGGGCGCGCGCTCTATGATGGCGCTTTGGATCTGGCCGAAGCGCTCAAAGCGCTGGCATGACAAGCGGCACGTTGGCGGCCTGTATAACGTCGGCGGCCTGTATCTCGTCGGAATGTTGGCCTTCCCCACTTACGGCATCCCCTTCGCATATTCCGCCTTTTGCCCGCGACAGCCGCGGCCCTGTGGCTGAGCGTGCCATTTCCCTTGATCGCCCAACGGGACGGCGGGTGGGGCGCATGCCGAAGGCCAGCGTCACCGCCGTCCCAAACCGACCCATTCAATGCGGCGCCACGTGATCAAACCACTGGTTTTCCCGACTGGCCTCTTCCCCGCGCCATGATATTGCAGTGTCACGTCGCCCCGCCCTTTCAGGAAGTTTGCCCCAAAGACCAGATGGATCCTTCTCGCCCTCTTCCTCCTTGGCCTCGGCCTGATCGTCGCTGGCCTTTGGCCCTGGTTCGTGGGGCTCAACGCGCGGTGGACGGCAGAACGTCATGGCTGCATCGTCAATGCTGCGGGCGCCCAGCCCTGCATCGTCGATGGGGTCGATGTCAGCCATTCCCTCGCGCGGCGCTTCAATGCGCCCTTCACGGTCATCTTCACCATCTGGTTCAGCTTCCTCGGCATCATCCTCGTCGTCATCGCGTTGGTCGGTGCCCTCATCTCGCTGTTCAGGCGCAAACGCGCCTGACGCGTCGGCTCTTCCCTGTCCGCCCGTTTCCGCCTAAACGCATCCCATGTTGAAAACCCGTATCATTCCCTGCCTCGACGTCGCCGAAGGTCGAACCGTTAAGGGCGTTAACTTTGTGGATCTCATCGACGCGGGCGACCCGGTCGAACAGGCCCGCGCCTACGACCTCGCGGGCGCGGATGAGCTTTGTTTCCTGGACATCAAGGCCACCCACGAGAACCGCGGCACGATGTATGATCTTGCCACCCGCACGGCTGAGCAGTGCTTCATGCCGCTCACCATTGGTGGCGGCGTGCGCACCGTGGACGACGTCCGAAATCTGTTGCTGGCAGGGGCCGACAAGGTCTCGTTCAACTCCGCCGCCGTGGCGGACCCGGACTGCGTGGCCCGCGCGGCGGACAAGTTTGGCTCCCAGTGCATTGTCGTGGCCATCGACGCCAAAACCGTCGTTCCAGAGGACAGCAAAAAGGGAATCCCCGGCAAGTGGGAGATCTTCACCCACGGCGGTCGCAAATCCACCGGCATCGACGCGGTGGAATTCGCCAAGACCGTCGTCGCAAAAGGCGCCGGAGAGATCCTGCTGACCTCCATGGACCGCGACGGCACCAAGTCGGGCTTCAACCTGGTCCTGACCCGCGCCGTCTCTGACGCCGTTCCCGTGCCCGTCATCGCCTCGGGCGGTGTGGGCACGCTGGATCACCTTGTCGAAGGCGTGACCGAAGGCGGCGCGTCCGCCGTGCTGGCCGCCTCCATCTTCCACTTCGGCACCTTCACCATCGGCGAGGCCAAGGCCCACATGGCCGCCGCCGGCATTCCCGTGAGGTTGACATGACCCCTCTCCAGCAGCTTGCCGAAACGATCCTAGACCGCAAGAGCGCGGACCCCGACACCTCGTGGACCGCCAAGTTGCTGTCCAAAGGCCCCGAGAAATGTGCCGAGAAATTCGGGGAAGAAGCCGTTGAAGCGATCATCGAGGCCGTCAAAGGCGACCGCGATAAGCTGACCTCCGAGGCCGCCGATGCCCTCTACCACCTTCTCGTCATGTGCGCTGCGCGTGACGTGAGCCTTGCGGATATCGAGGCCGAATTGGCCCGCCGCCACGGCACATCCGGCCTGGCCGAGAAGGCCGCACGCGACACCTAGATTGGCGCACGGAAAAGTGCGCCCGAAGGCAATTATGTGCGCGCAGCTGCAACAACAGAAAACCTACAGGGTCTTGCACCCCAGCCTTACAGTTTCGAGCTAATGATCCCGGTGTTGAACCCACCCATCCGCAGCTCTCCGAACAACCGCTGATACTCGATCTTGGGACACCGATCCTGAATAACCGTCAGCCCCTCGGCCTCGGCCTTTGCGGCGGCCTCCGCATGGGTCACCCCGATTTGCATCCAGATCACAGAGGGGCGCACCGGCATCGCAAGGGCCGCATCGACGATGTCAGGCACATGCTCGGGCCGGCGGAAAATGTCGATGACATCCACTTGCCCCGCCTCCGTCAGGTCCGCCACAACCGTCCCGCCAAACAGTCGCGTGCCCGCATGCATGGGGTTCACCGACACGATGCGAAACCCTTTCAGTTGCAGGTAGCGCGCCACGTAATGGCTGGGACGCACGGGGTTCGGAGAGACGCCCACGCAAGCGAAACTCTTGGAGGAGCGTAACACGCGGCGTAGCAGATCATCGGAAGGTGTCACTGTCATGCCCCTGCCATATCAGACAAAAAAGGCGCCCGCAGCGGCTTTTTGACCGGCGGGCGCAAGTTCGGAACGAGGGACAGTAATGGGCTCGCAGGGTTCCGGCCCGCGATGCCTGAAATATAGATGGGGCCGCATCGGTCTTTGTTGTAGGGGCGGCACAAAAACGTGATCAGCGCCCCATCATCAAGCGTAAGTCGATCCGCCGCACAGCAATGCTCCTGCACCGTGACGGCCGCGCCTCAGTCGAAGATATCCTCGAGCACGTCAAAGGCCTCTTCCAGCGCCTTTTTCCACAGCGACTTGCGGCGCTTCTTCTTTTTCGCCTTCACCGGGCGCTCGGGTCGCGACGCCCCTCCTGCAAAGCCATGGGGCGCGGGCCGCTCGGGCGAGCGCTTCACGCTCTCGCGGTGCCTCTCTGGCGGCTTGAGCCACTTCATCTCGTGCAGGGGCGCGCCGCACGCGCCACAGGCCAACTCATGGCCATGGCGCGCGGTCAATTTCAACGTCTGTCTGCGCCCGCAGTAGGAGCAGGTGGCAATCTTCGTGGCATGCATGGGCTACCCTTTCGTAAGGGCATATAGGGCCACGGCGGCGGCATTTGAGACGTTGAGCGACCCGAAATCGCGCGCAAAGGGGATTTTGGCCAATTCGTCGCAGAGCCCCCGGGTCCGTTCGCGCAAACCGGGGCCTTCCGCGCCCAGAACCAACGCGATGTGGCTTTCCGCGTGGCGTGCGGCAACCGCACCGATGTCCTCTGCGCCCTCTTCCGCCAAGCCGACCATCCAGAAGCCGTCTGCCTTCAAGGCCTCCATCGCGTCACCCAGGTTGCCGACGCGCGCATAGGGCATCCGCTCCAATGCACCCGACGCCGTCTTGGCCAAGGCCCCGGTTTCCGGCGCCGAATGGCGCGCGGGGGCAATCACAGCACGGGCCCCGAAGACCTCGGCCGAGCGCAGGATCGCGCCCACATTGTGCGGATCGCTCACCCGATCAAGCAGCACCACCACAGAGCGTTCGCTGCCGTCACCCCGTGCCAAAGCACGCCAATCGCCCCAATCGAGCGGCTTCACCTCCACCGCTGCCCCTTGG
It contains:
- a CDS encoding phosphoribosyl-ATP diphosphatase, with translation MTPLQQLAETILDRKSADPDTSWTAKLLSKGPEKCAEKFGEEAVEAIIEAVKGDRDKLTSEAADALYHLLVMCAARDVSLADIEAELARRHGTSGLAEKAARDT
- the rlmB gene encoding 23S rRNA (guanosine(2251)-2'-O)-methyltransferase RlmB — its product is MAKKPTWVIDKERGKRAAAAETIWLFGLHAVRDALSNPGREVLRLVVSKNAGDKLADTIAARGLEAEIADPRKFPVPLDAGSVHQGAAVEVKPLDWGDWRALARGDGSERSVVVLLDRVSDPHNVGAILRSAEVFGARAVIAPARHSAPETGALAKTASGALERMPYARVGNLGDAMEALKADGFWMVGLAEEGAEDIGAVAARHAESHIALVLGAEGPGLRERTRGLCDELAKIPFARDFGSLNVSNAAAVALYALTKG
- a CDS encoding CoA-binding protein, with protein sequence MTVTPSDDLLRRVLRSSKSFACVGVSPNPVRPSHYVARYLQLKGFRIVSVNPMHAGTRLFGGTVVADLTEAGQVDVIDIFRRPEHVPDIVDAALAMPVRPSVIWMQIGVTHAEAAAKAEAEGLTVIQDRCPKIEYQRLFGELRMGGFNTGIISSKL
- the hisF gene encoding imidazole glycerol phosphate synthase subunit HisF, producing the protein MLKTRIIPCLDVAEGRTVKGVNFVDLIDAGDPVEQARAYDLAGADELCFLDIKATHENRGTMYDLATRTAEQCFMPLTIGGGVRTVDDVRNLLLAGADKVSFNSAAVADPDCVARAADKFGSQCIVVAIDAKTVVPEDSKKGIPGKWEIFTHGGRKSTGIDAVEFAKTVVAKGAGEILLTSMDRDGTKSGFNLVLTRAVSDAVPVPVIASGGVGTLDHLVEGVTEGGASAVLAASIFHFGTFTIGEAKAHMAAAGIPVRLT